The Desulfobacterales bacterium nucleotide sequence TCAAAAAGGGTTTGCACCACCCGGATGTAGGGATCCATGGACCAGCCCCCGTTGTCGATGGCGAGAATGACCTTCAGCCGGTCCCGCAGACTGCGGTCAAAAACAATTTCAATTTCACCGGCGTTCTTCATGGTCTGATAAATAGTGGCATCGATGTTGAGCTGATCCCTCGGCCCGGTAGGCATCATGTGACGCAGCCGTTTTAACGCCTCCCCCACCATGGCCTGGGTCAGCGGTCCGCTCAGGGAATAATCCTTATAGCGCCGCTCCAGGGCAACCTTGACGGCGGACTTGTTGCGCGACACGCCCCCCACGCGCATCCCGTTGGGATGATACCCGGAATGGCCCACCGGCGAGGTGCCTGCGGTTCCGATCCACTTTGCGCCGCCGTCGTGGCGCTCTTTCTGCTCCTTGAGCCGTTCCTTGAAATAATCGATCAGTTCTTCCGGGTTGAGCTTGTTTAAAGTGGATTCATCCACACCCAGGGCATCGGCCAGACCCTGCGGGTTTCGCAGCCACTCTTCGAGCATGATCCGCGTCATTTCATCGAAATCAAATTCTTCATAGGCCGGCATTTCAGCCCCTTCAAAGTAGTGGGCAAACACCTGGTCAAAGCGATCAAAATAGCGCTCACTCTTAACCAGTATCGTTCGGGAGGCCCTGTAAAACTCATCCAGCGAGTTCACCAGGCCGAAACCCAGCGCTTTTTGCAGCGTTAAAAAGGAAGTGGGACTGACCTGAATCCCCGCCTCCCGTAACTTATAAAAAAAATCGATGAACATAACTGTCGCTTCAGGAATGGTCCAAGGTTAAAAGGTTTTACGGTAGCTGACGATATGGGCGGCCCTTTCGTAGTCCTGGCTCTTTTTAAACAGCACGCCCAGAAACGGCAGCTCCCCCTTGGGCAGCTGTTTGGGTTTAAAGTCGGGGTCTGCCGCCAGTGCCCGGATCCAGTTGAGCAGCTCCCGGGTGGCCGGTTTTTTCTCAATATTCTCTATCTGCCGCAGTTTATAAAATGCAGTGACGGCATTCTCGGCCAGATCGGAATCGATATCCGGAAAATGGACCGAAATAATTTTGCGCATCATCTTAGGGTCCGGAAAGGCAATGTGATGAAAATTGCATCGGCCCAGGAACGGGTCGGACAGATCTTTCTTGGCATTGGAAGTGATGATGATCACCGGACGCTTTTTGGCCCCGATGCGCTTGTCGATTTCGATAATATCGAATTCCATCTGGTCCAGCACATCCAGCATGTCATCCTGAAAATCGGTGTCTGCCTTGTCGATTTCATCGATGAGCAGGACGGTGCGTTCTTCCGAAGTAAACGCCTGCCCGATCTTGCCCATTTTGATATATTCCTCGATATTGCTGACATCCCTGTTGGAGTCGCCGAAACGGCTGTCATTCAACCGCGTCAGGGTGTCATACTGGTAGAGCGCATCGATCAGCTTCATGCTGGATTTTACGTTCAAGACAATCAGGGGCATCCGCAGGCTTTCGGCAATGGAATGCGCCAGCATGGTTTTACCGGTGCCCGGCTCGCCCTTTAGAAGCAGCGGCATTTCCAGCGCCATGGAAATATTGACAATCCCGGCCAGCTCGTCGTCCAGCACATAGCGGGTTGCGCCCTTAAAATTCCGTTGTGTTTTCATGTTCGCCATATAAATCTCATCCTTCCATATTTACTGTTACTGGAAAATCTCCCCAAACCCCTCTTTTCCAAAGAGGGGCATTATTCCCCACATTCGGCGAGCCCTTCGGCTGTGAGCCCTTCGGTCATGAGCCTCAGGGTCGAATGACTCAGGGCCGAACAGCGCATGTCGAGCTGCTTTGCCAAAGTGAGGCAAGGAGGGATTTTTATTTCATATCCATGCCTTATAAACCTGGCGGTAACGATCAAAAAAGTTTATAATTGAAGCCTGATCCGGTCCGACAGCTGCCTGGTCAGCGAGAGCACCTTGCGGGCCGACGCAAGACTCAGCGACCCGGCGCCGCAGCTCGGTGTTATCACCGATTGCGCCAGGATCGTCTTTCGGTCGATTCCGAGGGCTTCTATCTGCCCGGTTTTTTCCTGCCAGGCTTGCATCAGTGAATCAACGGTTTCCTTTTCAATGTCTTCTTTATTGAACGTCGGCACAATCCCCCAGGCCAGTATGCGGCCGGGACTGATGAACCGCCTGATCTGCTGCGCATACAGTATGAAGCGGTCAAAATATGCGTACGCATCAAAATTAATGATATCGACATCCGATTCCAGCAGCAGCGACCAGTCCGTGTTGGCACAGACATGCACCCCGGCAAGCCCCCCTTCCGCATGAACGGCAGCGATGACCTCGCCCAGACAGGCGGCGATATCTTCCCGTGAAATACTGATGAATTCAGAAGAACCAAACCCGGCCAGGGACGGTTCGTCAAAAAACATGATCACCGGACACCCCAGCGCCTTGAACTCCCGGACTTGCCATCGGGCTTTGAGCGCCAGCAGTTTAACGGCCGCATCCCGCAGCTGATCGTCATAAAAAATGGCCCGGCCATCCTGGTCGCTGACGCCGGTGGTGAAGGTAATGGGCCCCGTGATCTGCCCCTTGACGGCGACCGGTATTCCCTCAATGCGTTTCAGCCTGTCCAGCAGTGTAAAAAAACCTTTTGCCGTTTCAGGCGTCAATTTGAAGCGCGATTCCGACAGTGCCTTCTCGCCCGCTTCGACGGCCATATACTCCTCATAAAACGCGAGTGCTTCTGCATCAAAACTTTCACCGGCCTTGTTGATATAGGCCTTTTCCTGCTCCAGGGCAAACCCCGGCATCCCCGGCAGAAACTGCCGCAGCATGCCCTCTTCTTTAAATACCGGCAACTGCACCCAGATGGGAATATCCGGAACATGTTCAAAGACAAGCTCGCAGGCCTCTTTGTGGTCGTTCAGCGGAAGGCTGCCGATCAGTGTCGGCAGGCAGTTCGGCTTAAAAGGCTTCGACATAATAAAAAGATTCCTTTATATGAATTGGTTATTTGTCGGTGAAACGGCGACAAATAATTAAAAAGCCAATTAACATGATTGATGTTCCATTACAAGGGATATGAGCATTGGCAAGGACCGCGCAACGCCGCATAACGGCCGCAAATGCAGTTTTCCAACAGTCTGCTAAATGATTGACACGCCATTTGCCTGGTGTTATATTGGCCTTAACTTTAAAATATAATTTAATATAATGCTGTTTGGATTCAAAACCGTCAGTGTAGAGATTGGCGCCATTAGGGGAGTATGGCTGATATTATATCCATTGAGGATAAGCTCCGGCTTACCAAGGACAAAAAAGCTGATATCATCAGAAGGAGAAAAATTTCAGCTGTTCAGAAAGTTTTCCAATGCACCCACTGCGCTTATAAGTGTGAGAAATGCGGTACTCAGATGAGTACGACCCGGGAAGGGACCATTATCAGGGATCCCAATCCAAGAATTCCTTACCGCTTTTGTGAAAGCTGCTCCGAAGAATATATCGACTTTATCGAACGGCTCAAAGGAGGGGGTGACCCGGACCGTTACTGGCACAACGATGCCTGGCTGGCCGTCTGGAAGACATGGATAGATTATCAGAGTTCCCTTGACAGTTTTTTAAAATCAAAAGAGTTTTTAAAGCTTCTGCGAGAGATGAAGCAAACCACCCCCGATCCATAGGAGGCTATCATGTTTGGAATTGGAATGCCTGAACTGATTATCATTCTGGTAATAATACTGATCATTTTCGGGGCCGGCAAACTCCCCGAAATCGGCGCCGGCATGGGCAAGGCCATCCGAAACTTTAAGGGCGCCACAACAGAACCGGACAAAAAGGACCCTGACAAGATAAAAGATGACAATAAACCGATTGAACCGACCTGATTTCCCAGGCTAAACTTTATAGCAACGATGGGCGATTCCGCCCCGCCGGGATTAACCTTGTCAATTGAATAAGACTGTCGCAGAAAAAACCGTCTGTGAGGGGCAATTCTCTCCAGACGGTTTGAAGTTCAGGCCTGACCGTGGAGAAATAGGCTCCGTGCGCCACAGGGCCGGCGCCGAAATTGAGCATAAGAAAATGTTTCGCAAAGGTCTTGAGGGAAGTCCTTTGCAAAACCCTCGCCGGGTGTTCCTCGGCTTTCATCCCCTGACAGCTTGAAACCTAAAAAGGAATGTCGTCATCCTGGGGTCCGGAACCCGATGGCCCGCCTGCATCCGTTTCCTTGGCCCCGTATTGATTCTGGGCGCTTGCAGCACCCGATTCGCGGCCGCCTAAAAACTGGACATCGGATGCGACTATTTCGGTTGTATAACGTGTAACGCCATCTTTTTCCCACGATCGCGTCTGAAGTTTCCCTTCAACATAAACCTGGCGTCCTTTTGAAAGGTATTCGCCGCAAATTTCACCCAGCTTGCGCCAGGCTACGATCCGATGCCATTCCGTGCGCTCTTTTTTGTCCCCGGTTTCTTTGTCCTTCCACTCGTCGGATGTCGCGATACTGAAACTGGCCACCGCACTTCCGTCTTGGGTGTATCGGACTTCAGGATCATTGCCTAGCCTGCCGACCAAAATAACCTTATTGATACCTGCCATGATTCACCTCTTTGTTGTGTTAATTCTTAATTTTTGACAAACTCCGTATGATTTTTCCGGGCAGGGTTTCCACCGCCCGGATTGCGCCGTCGGGGCAGATTTCTGCGCAGCAGTAACAGCGGATACAGCGGTCATAATCAAAAACCATCTTGCCCCGCTTAAAGGATATGGCCTGGGCCGGGCAGTACTGCCGGCATTCCGCACAGCGCCGGCAGAGCTTATCATCCACAACCGGCCGCTGGACCAGGTGCTTGCGGATAACCGTTTGCAGCAGAGGGGGGCCGAATGTAACCGCCCCCAGGACCGG carries:
- a CDS encoding MoxR family ATPase; amino-acid sequence: MANMKTQRNFKGATRYVLDDELAGIVNISMALEMPLLLKGEPGTGKTMLAHSIAESLRMPLIVLNVKSSMKLIDALYQYDTLTRLNDSRFGDSNRDVSNIEEYIKMGKIGQAFTSEERTVLLIDEIDKADTDFQDDMLDVLDQMEFDIIEIDKRIGAKKRPVIIITSNAKKDLSDPFLGRCNFHHIAFPDPKMMRKIISVHFPDIDSDLAENAVTAFYKLRQIENIEKKPATRELLNWIRALAADPDFKPKQLPKGELPFLGVLFKKSQDYERAAHIVSYRKTF
- the tatA gene encoding twin-arginine translocase TatA/TatE family subunit — translated: MFGIGMPELIIILVIILIIFGAGKLPEIGAGMGKAIRNFKGATTEPDKKDPDKIKDDNKPIEPT
- the ssb gene encoding single-stranded DNA-binding protein; the protein is MAGINKVILVGRLGNDPEVRYTQDGSAVASFSIATSDEWKDKETGDKKERTEWHRIVAWRKLGEICGEYLSKGRQVYVEGKLQTRSWEKDGVTRYTTEIVASDVQFLGGRESGAASAQNQYGAKETDAGGPSGSGPQDDDIPF